The Bacillota bacterium genome segment TGCCGTTGTCGGAGAGGGTTTTCAGTTGTCCGTGTTGCGGTATGGTTTTAGGCCGTGACCACAATGCCGCGCTAAACATTTTGGGTTTGGGAAGGCAAGCCCTGGGCCTTTGCCCTAGAAGCCCCTGGATTCATTCAGGGGAGCCTTC includes the following:
- a CDS encoding zinc ribbon domain-containing protein, yielding PLSERVFSCPCCGMVLGRDHNAALNILGLGRQALGLCPRSPWIHSGEPSHD